The Kribbella sp. NBC_00662 nucleotide sequence AGGAAGCCGATCCCGACCCGGGACGGGATCCCGATGATCCGCGCCATCAGCGCCATCCCGGTCGCGAACTGCTCGCAGTACCCGGTCTTGTTCTTCAGCAGGAAGTCCTCGAGCGCGGACATCCCGCTGCCCTTGGCGTTCGCGGTGCTGTAGGTGAAGTCGCCGCTGCGGAACCAGTTCTGGATCAGCACCGCGGCCTCGAACTTGTTGTCGCCGGCCGGAGCGACGACCTCGAACGTCTTCTGCTTGATGTCGTTCGGCGTCCGCTGTGGCACGGTCCCGGTGTACTGGTCCGGGTCGCTCGTGGTGATCGAGTCGTGCAAGTCCTGCGGCGTCGGCTGCAGGTCGTACGACGTCAGCTTGTACTTCTTGCCCGCGACGATCGACCCGTTCGACGAGACCACGTCCAGCGCTTCCGCGTCGTACTGCCAGTCCCGCTTCAGCGAGATCGAGTGCAACGGGTACGGAACCGGGGCGAACTGCGAGCGGAACGTCCGGGTGACGTCGATCTCCATGCTGGTCTGCGGGACCTTGGAGAGGTCACCGGTGTAGCCGGGCGGCGCGGTCAGGTCACCGGTGATCTTGTGCGGTGAGTCGCGCTGCGAGATCCGCCAGGTGTTGCCGTCGAACAGATCGAGCGCGGTCAGCCGCAGATACGTGCCGCCGGGGGGACCGCCCTTGTACGTGAGTGCGACGACGTTGTCGCCGCGCTTGAGGTTCTTGCCCATGTCGAGCATCGGGTCGGTCGACGAGATCGACGCCCCGAGCCCGTTGCCGGTGCCGCCGCCGGCCAGACCGTTGCCGACCACACCCTCCGGCAGCGCAGGTAGCAAGGCGGGCAGCAGTGCAGCGATCGCGACCACGGTCAGCCCGATCCGGCGACCGGCCTGGCCGAGCGCCGACGCTTCGACGGGCTCGGCCGCGTCGAGGTGCGAGACGCCCGAGATCCGGCGGCCCCAGCGGCTGAGCCGGCTGCGGCCTTCCGCGGAGAGCAGGACGATGTAGCCGATCGCCGGCGGGATGAACAGCAACGCCGGCAGCCCGCCGTGCACGGTCGCGGCCGGCACCGTGTACATGATCAGCAGCAGCAGGCCCGACCACGCGGCCTGCCGCAGCTGTACGGCGATGATGTGGATCAGCAGCCCGGTCGCGGTGATCACCGAAACCGCGAACAGGGTCAGATGCGAGTCCTGCGGCAGCGGCGCGCTGAACCGGTTGATCGAGTCCATCGCGTCGACCATCTGCGAGTTGAACTCGAGCGCGGTCGCCTTCCACGGGATCAGCCCGAACTTCATCGTCCCGTGCAGGAAGAACAGCGACAGCAGCTCCACCAGCACGAGCAGCTGAACGATCGGTACGACGATCCGCGGGGTCCGCAGGTTCTGCAGCAGGACCCCGATCCCCGTCACCACCGCGCACAGGAACGCGCTGATGAACAGGAACGGCCCGGAGAACACCGGCGTCAGCACGAGCGACCCGAGCACGGTCGCTCCCCAGGCAGCGATAGAGATCCTTGCGTGACCGGTCATCGGGCCTCCCGCCCTGGACTGAGGAGCGGAGCGACGAGGGAAGGGCGGGAGTCACAGCCCGGTGACCCGCCGCGCCGGAGGCGTGGCATCAAGAGAGTCATGCGATCCGTCCGCTCCGTAGTCCGAGGCCGGACCACACGGTGGGGAGGTGGTCGCCGCGGCGGACTCTGGCTACTCGCCAGCCGTTGCGGCGTAGTTCGTTCTCGGTTGCGTCTGTGGCGGCGGTCAGCCGGGCTGCCTTCTCGGTCGCCTCGGCGCCGACCGCCCAGCTGGCCGCGTCCAGCAGCAGGGCGACTCCGGTCGCCTGGCTGGTCCGCCAGCGGTTCAGGGCGATGACGTCATCGGTGCTACAGGCGCCCAGGATCGCGATCACCAGGCTCGGCTCCTGCGCGTGCCGATCGACGGTCAGCAGCGGACCGAGCTCGGCGTACTTGTGCTCCTCGACGGTCGCGCACTCGGTCAGCAGCTGCTGCTGGGTGAGCGGCTGGTGCACCGACGCGGACGTCCGGTGGGTGATCGCGTTCAGCGTGGTCGGTCCGCCGAGCATCGTGGTGACATACCCGCGCCGGATCCGGTCGATCCCGGCCGACGCGGCCGCGCTGACCGCCCACTCCAGGCTGGACGACGGACCGTGCCCGTGGTGCGAGATCGTCCGCGCGTCCAGGAACAACGCACACCGGCTCTGCCAGGGCTGCTCCTCACGGCGGACCATCAGCTCACCGCGGCGAGCAGTCGAGCGCCAGTGCACCCGGCGCAGGTCGTCGCCGTCGCGGTACTCGCGGACCGTCGCGTCCTCTTCACCAGCAGCGGCGATCGCCCGGGGCCGGTTCTCGCCCGAGCCGGCCCGGTCCGCGCCGAGACGGATCTCAGGCAGCCGGTACACCCGCGGCGTGACCAGCAGATGCTGGCTGCGCGTGAACGTCCGGCTGGTCTCCACCAGCCCGAACGGGTCGGCCACGGTCAGCATCAACGGCCCGACCTGGAACAGCCCACGTACGTCGGACTTGACCGGATAGGTGACCGTACGACGCCAGTTCGGACTCACGCGGTCGACGACGAACCGCGGCCGGTGACCCAGTACATAAGGAATGCGGTCCTCGAGCAGCAGCAGCCCCGCGGGCATCCGGCCCTGGTTGCTCAGGGTCAGCTCCACGGTCGCCTGCGTCCCGACCGGGACCTGGTCCGGCGCGAGGCTGCGCCGTACCTGCAGTCGCAGTCGGGTCCGGCCGACGACGAGGGCGGCGACGACCGGCAGCGCGGCCAGCAGGATGCCGACGCGCAGCAGGTCCTTCTGGCCGAGGAGCAGCGCGCAGAGCGATGCGGTGAGACCGGCCGCGACGAACGCCCGCCCCCTGGTGGTCAGTCCGCGCAGTGCCTGCCGCATGTCTCAGTCCCGGCGGGTGCGGGGGAGGGCCACGCTGGACACCAACCCGGAGATGATGTCGGCTGCACCGCGCCCACCGAGATGCGCCTCAGCCGCTGGGAGCACCCGGTGCGCGAGGACCGGCACCGCGAGCTCCTGGATGTCGTCCGGCAGTACGAACTCGCGTGCGTCGAGCGCTGCCGCCGCACGCGCCGCCCGGATCAGGTGCAGCGTCGACCGCGGGCTGGCGCCGAGCCGCAGCTCCTGCGACCGCCGGGTCGCGCCGACCAGGGCGACGGCGTACTCCTTCACACCTTCGGACACGTGCACGGACTGCACCGTCTTCACCAGCCGGAGGATCTGCTGGCCGTCGGTGACCGGCTGCAGGCTCAACAGCGGGTCGTCGGCCGCGTGCCCGTCGAGCATCCGCAGCTCGGCGGCCGGCTCCGGGTAGCCCATCGATACGCGGGCCATGAACCGGTCGCGCTGTGCCTCGGGGAGCGGGTAGGTGCCTTCCATCTCGATCGGGTTCTGCGTCGCGATCACCATGAACGGCGCGTCCAGGTGGTACGTCGTGGTGTCGACGGTGACCTGGCGCTCCTCCATCGACTCCAGCAGCGCGGCCTGGGTCTTCGGCGAGGCACGGTTGATCTCGTCGCCGACGACGATGTTCGCGAACACCGCGCCGGGCTTGAACTCGAAGTCGCGGATCTCCTGGTTGAAGACGGAGACGCCGGTGATGTCCGACGGCAGCAGGTCCGGCGTGAACTGGATCCGGCGCACGGTGCAGTCGATCGACTTCGCCAGCGCCTTCGCCAGCATCGTCTTGCCGACGCCCGGCACGTCCTCGATCAGCAGATGTCCCTCGGCCAGCAGAACGGTGATGGCGACCTCGACCACGTCGGGTTTGCCCTCGATCACCTGCTCCATGGCCCGGCGGACGCGGCCCGCCACCTCGGACAGCTCGTCGAAGTCCCCGGCTCCTGCCAGCGGCGAGCTGGTCGCGGTGGTGCTCACTCTGTGTCCTCCCCATTCGTTGACTGCCGACACATTCTCACCCGCTGTAGGGGTCGGGC carries:
- a CDS encoding transglutaminaseTgpA domain-containing protein: MTGHARISIAAWGATVLGSLVLTPVFSGPFLFISAFLCAVVTGIGVLLQNLRTPRIVVPIVQLLVLVELLSLFFLHGTMKFGLIPWKATALEFNSQMVDAMDSINRFSAPLPQDSHLTLFAVSVITATGLLIHIIAVQLRQAAWSGLLLLIMYTVPAATVHGGLPALLFIPPAIGYIVLLSAEGRSRLSRWGRRISGVSHLDAAEPVEASALGQAGRRIGLTVVAIAALLPALLPALPEGVVGNGLAGGGTGNGLGASISSTDPMLDMGKNLKRGDNVVALTYKGGPPGGTYLRLTALDLFDGNTWRISQRDSPHKITGDLTAPPGYTGDLSKVPQTSMEIDVTRTFRSQFAPVPYPLHSISLKRDWQYDAEALDVVSSNGSIVAGKKYKLTSYDLQPTPQDLHDSITTSDPDQYTGTVPQRTPNDIKQKTFEVVAPAGDNKFEAAVLIQNWFRSGDFTYSTANAKGSGMSALEDFLLKNKTGYCEQFATGMALMARIIGIPSRVGIGFLPGTAGKDGEFTVRMHDMHAWPELYFQGIGWVRFEPTPSARVSTTPNWTVPATGDPTSPTTAPTSVPSTPGAGETPGIDKPRHDPNLPDQSSVGIVDSGNWFTNGGGQVIAGILGVGLLLCIPWMIRAATRRRRFLRPPGRAGAEGLWAEIRDTARDLGLDWSEISTPRQTGQWLLSKLPDETHLAARKLARGIEALRYAGDADPDLDLRPEASAVRKALWTQAPRRRRWRARFLPPSWRWYLSRGSTEASDLLDEFDLLLARLRSLVLPKRPHTN
- a CDS encoding DUF58 domain-containing protein, with amino-acid sequence MRQALRGLTTRGRAFVAAGLTASLCALLLGQKDLLRVGILLAALPVVAALVVGRTRLRLQVRRSLAPDQVPVGTQATVELTLSNQGRMPAGLLLLEDRIPYVLGHRPRFVVDRVSPNWRRTVTYPVKSDVRGLFQVGPLMLTVADPFGLVETSRTFTRSQHLLVTPRVYRLPEIRLGADRAGSGENRPRAIAAAGEEDATVREYRDGDDLRRVHWRSTARRGELMVRREEQPWQSRCALFLDARTISHHGHGPSSSLEWAVSAAASAGIDRIRRGYVTTMLGGPTTLNAITHRTSASVHQPLTQQQLLTECATVEEHKYAELGPLLTVDRHAQEPSLVIAILGACSTDDVIALNRWRTSQATGVALLLDAASWAVGAEATEKAARLTAATDATENELRRNGWRVARVRRGDHLPTVWSGLGLRSGRIA
- a CDS encoding MoxR family ATPase, encoding MEQVIEGKPDVVEVAITVLLAEGHLLIEDVPGVGKTMLAKALAKSIDCTVRRIQFTPDLLPSDITGVSVFNQEIRDFEFKPGAVFANIVVGDEINRASPKTQAALLESMEERQVTVDTTTYHLDAPFMVIATQNPIEMEGTYPLPEAQRDRFMARVSMGYPEPAAELRMLDGHAADDPLLSLQPVTDGQQILRLVKTVQSVHVSEGVKEYAVALVGATRRSQELRLGASPRSTLHLIRAARAAAALDAREFVLPDDIQELAVPVLAHRVLPAAEAHLGGRGAADIISGLVSSVALPRTRRD